In Gimesia benthica, a single window of DNA contains:
- a CDS encoding amidohydrolase family protein: MQHFKYFKRLLFICLLGVVIPVQAQVQRQPGFQPQVFALTNATVTTRPGTTIKNATVLVRDGLIEAVGTDLTVPEDAEVVDCQGMQVYPGFIDAASAELLDKDIKHPKPEERKVDFGRYALAATRPDNRNYLSPEFLANRAITSRKNNFSDYQKAGFTAVHVLPLGKIASGQGTLISTSELPVREATLLETTLGSFRLYAPHGDVYPTTLMGAVAHLRQSFLDTRHYEQHWDIYRDKEAFVKRPPTDVTYVALLETLHGKQIPVFAADSRDQILRALDFCQEVKIKPVILGAAEAHLCLDRLKKNSQGVICQLDFAEKPKIKEESKSEKLTTEFSEPQRVQLEKIRLWQQRIQGLTQLAESGIPVAFTSEKLKQHISDVVPQLRVAVKAGFSSDEALRSLTVDAAKILGMDQRLGTIEKGKLAHLVVMSHPWEEDDSKVRYLFVDGLKLDFTEKEKEKKQEPTKTPTEMKEQPLKVDLAGDWGVEIESAQGKVIGELKLAQDRSELRGSFSSEKGNGKVTAGKIEKDKLTITVAIGAGEHSIELQFNGTLGAEKQPQKLSGKLKSAFGTETSWSAVRKTPQSDSAPDNPIQLSLEGMGGDELDFSPAESEVLIAEKPKHASSEGADISRHQFQTELESDRISRHPSTGGNLLLKNGTVITVTGKTFSKASVLVKNGKVAAIGTDLKVPEGTTEIDVTGMYVMPGIIDTHSHIMITEGINESSQSIVPEVRVRDVVNTADPSEYRALAGGVTTARLFHGSANVIGGQDAVVKLKHGKTAREHVLHDAPQGVKFALGENVKFRTSRFPNTRMGVEATLQRAFLEAVDYRRQWQQYERAKKADPELKLVPPRRDLRLEALADIVNHEKFIHSHCYRADEILMLLRVASNLGIRVWSLQHVLEGYKIAPEILAHGASCSTFSDWWAYKVEAFDAVPHNAALLNEAGINTVIKSDDWELIRHLYLEAAKTVRYGNLSFGDALQTITINPARELGLDQQIGSIEIGKDGDFAIFNGHPLNAYSRCEMTIIEGEVYFDRLNQPTAMSEAAEKRSAHSRTVIIEQEDLPLELPAANVNEFAITGATLHPIDREVIPGGILIVRNQKIEYVGPAKTLPKGLPQIHAKGLHVYPGMIDTGTTLGLTEIDKVKETRDYSESGDLQPDLRTGVAINPDSELFPVARAGGITTVLVCPQSGLIAGQSSIVQTAGWTAPEMVMQLEAGLQINWSTKQDRQDELKEFFKQARLYQKLKSQTKADEVRRPVIDPRYEALLPYLDGKMPVLIEANSREAIAGALLFAEEQKLKIIIAGGADAWKLTKELKERKVSVIVGPVMHRPEESYDPFDAPYTNPAHLYDAGVPFCIRSNSAWNSRNTPFEAAMAVAYGLPEEAAIRSVTLSAAEILGIEELVGSLTKGKLANLIITDGSPLQQTSHIKAVCVAGQIMPPESKQTRLYKRYRQRLQEFQKSSGDKAVPLPLETQKTDALKKPANTN, from the coding sequence ATGCAACATTTTAAATACTTCAAACGACTGCTTTTCATCTGTCTGCTGGGTGTAGTTATTCCTGTACAGGCTCAAGTCCAACGGCAACCAGGATTTCAACCGCAGGTGTTTGCGCTGACGAATGCCACTGTGACGACGCGTCCCGGTACTACAATCAAGAATGCCACGGTGCTGGTGCGGGATGGATTGATCGAAGCCGTCGGAACAGATCTAACTGTACCTGAAGATGCAGAGGTCGTGGATTGTCAGGGAATGCAGGTCTATCCCGGATTCATAGATGCTGCATCCGCAGAACTGCTGGACAAAGACATCAAGCATCCAAAGCCTGAAGAGCGCAAAGTCGACTTCGGCCGTTATGCACTGGCAGCGACCCGCCCGGATAATCGAAATTATCTCAGCCCCGAGTTTCTGGCGAATCGGGCTATCACATCCAGGAAAAATAATTTTTCTGACTATCAGAAGGCTGGTTTCACAGCAGTCCATGTACTTCCACTGGGTAAGATCGCCAGCGGTCAGGGAACTCTGATCTCCACCAGCGAATTGCCTGTCAGAGAAGCGACCCTGCTGGAAACGACCCTGGGTTCATTTCGTCTCTATGCACCGCATGGAGATGTATACCCAACTACGTTGATGGGGGCGGTCGCACATCTGCGTCAGTCATTTCTGGATACACGTCACTATGAACAGCACTGGGATATTTATCGGGACAAGGAAGCCTTCGTAAAACGTCCACCGACCGATGTTACCTATGTTGCTCTGCTGGAGACACTGCATGGTAAACAGATTCCGGTGTTTGCAGCCGACTCGCGAGATCAGATTTTACGCGCGCTCGATTTTTGCCAAGAAGTCAAAATCAAGCCGGTGATCCTTGGTGCCGCGGAGGCCCACCTCTGTCTGGATCGTCTGAAAAAAAACTCACAGGGAGTTATCTGCCAACTCGACTTTGCAGAGAAGCCCAAAATCAAAGAAGAGAGTAAATCGGAGAAACTGACAACTGAATTTTCAGAACCACAGCGTGTTCAACTGGAGAAAATCAGACTCTGGCAGCAAAGAATCCAGGGGCTGACACAACTGGCAGAAAGTGGAATCCCTGTTGCATTTACCTCAGAGAAACTGAAACAACACATTTCTGACGTTGTTCCCCAGTTGAGAGTTGCTGTGAAAGCAGGCTTCTCGTCCGACGAAGCATTGCGCAGTCTGACGGTCGATGCAGCAAAAATTCTGGGAATGGATCAGCGACTGGGGACAATCGAAAAAGGAAAATTGGCACATCTGGTTGTGATGTCGCACCCCTGGGAAGAGGACGATTCGAAAGTACGCTATCTGTTTGTGGATGGCCTCAAGCTTGATTTCACCGAAAAAGAGAAAGAAAAAAAACAGGAACCGACAAAGACACCCACCGAAATGAAAGAGCAGCCACTCAAAGTTGATCTGGCTGGCGACTGGGGGGTCGAAATCGAGTCCGCTCAAGGCAAAGTAATTGGTGAATTGAAGCTGGCCCAGGACCGGTCTGAACTGCGTGGCTCATTCTCCAGTGAAAAAGGGAATGGTAAAGTCACTGCAGGAAAAATAGAGAAGGACAAGCTGACAATCACCGTTGCCATTGGTGCGGGGGAACACTCAATCGAACTTCAGTTCAATGGGACTCTGGGAGCTGAAAAACAGCCCCAGAAACTTTCCGGGAAGCTGAAATCTGCTTTTGGAACAGAAACAAGTTGGAGTGCCGTTCGAAAAACGCCACAGAGTGACTCTGCTCCGGATAATCCGATTCAACTTTCCCTTGAAGGAATGGGGGGCGACGAACTGGATTTCTCCCCAGCAGAATCAGAAGTACTGATTGCTGAAAAGCCGAAACACGCTTCGTCTGAGGGAGCAGACATCAGTCGGCATCAGTTTCAGACGGAACTGGAGTCAGACCGGATCAGTCGTCATCCATCGACAGGTGGGAATCTGCTGCTCAAAAATGGTACCGTGATCACCGTCACAGGTAAGACATTCTCCAAGGCCTCCGTGCTCGTAAAGAATGGAAAAGTAGCCGCCATCGGTACTGATTTGAAAGTACCAGAGGGAACGACCGAAATCGATGTCACTGGAATGTACGTGATGCCGGGCATCATTGACACACATAGCCATATTATGATTACCGAAGGGATTAATGAATCTTCCCAATCGATCGTGCCCGAAGTCCGCGTACGAGATGTGGTGAATACCGCTGACCCCTCCGAATATCGGGCTCTAGCCGGAGGAGTGACCACTGCCCGTCTGTTCCACGGTTCTGCCAATGTTATTGGAGGCCAGGATGCTGTCGTCAAGCTGAAGCATGGCAAGACCGCTCGTGAACATGTCCTCCATGATGCACCGCAGGGGGTGAAATTTGCATTGGGAGAAAATGTGAAATTTCGAACTTCACGTTTCCCCAACACGCGGATGGGGGTCGAAGCCACGCTGCAGCGGGCGTTTCTGGAAGCGGTTGACTACCGTCGCCAATGGCAGCAATATGAGCGAGCGAAAAAAGCAGATCCAGAATTAAAACTGGTTCCTCCCCGTCGCGATCTGAGACTTGAGGCATTGGCAGATATCGTCAACCACGAAAAATTTATTCATTCTCATTGCTATCGCGCTGATGAAATTCTGATGCTGCTCCGCGTCGCTTCTAACTTAGGGATCCGCGTCTGGTCGCTGCAGCATGTGTTGGAAGGGTATAAAATTGCACCGGAAATACTCGCGCATGGCGCCAGTTGCAGTACCTTTTCTGACTGGTGGGCGTACAAGGTTGAAGCCTTCGATGCCGTTCCGCATAACGCTGCTCTGCTCAATGAAGCCGGGATCAATACCGTAATCAAAAGTGATGACTGGGAACTGATTCGGCACCTCTACCTGGAAGCGGCTAAAACAGTGCGCTATGGAAACCTGTCTTTCGGCGATGCCCTGCAGACGATCACTATCAATCCGGCCCGCGAACTTGGGCTCGATCAACAGATTGGTTCAATCGAGATCGGAAAGGATGGGGACTTTGCCATTTTTAATGGACATCCATTGAATGCGTATTCCCGTTGTGAAATGACCATCATTGAAGGCGAAGTTTACTTTGATCGCTTGAATCAACCGACGGCGATGTCTGAAGCCGCGGAAAAAAGGTCGGCACATTCCCGCACAGTAATTATTGAGCAGGAAGATCTGCCACTGGAATTACCAGCTGCCAATGTGAATGAATTCGCAATCACAGGAGCAACGCTGCATCCGATTGATCGCGAAGTGATTCCCGGTGGGATACTGATAGTTCGAAACCAGAAGATTGAATATGTTGGTCCAGCAAAAACGTTGCCCAAGGGGCTTCCGCAAATTCATGCGAAGGGGCTGCATGTCTATCCAGGGATGATTGATACTGGAACGACCCTGGGGTTGACTGAGATTGATAAGGTTAAAGAGACGCGGGATTATTCCGAAAGTGGTGACTTACAGCCTGATCTGCGTACGGGAGTCGCCATCAATCCGGATTCCGAGCTGTTTCCCGTTGCCCGTGCGGGGGGAATTACAACTGTGCTGGTCTGTCCCCAGTCAGGTCTGATCGCCGGACAGTCATCTATCGTTCAGACAGCCGGCTGGACCGCTCCCGAGATGGTCATGCAACTGGAAGCGGGGCTGCAGATTAATTGGTCGACCAAACAGGATCGACAGGATGAACTCAAAGAGTTTTTCAAGCAGGCACGCCTGTACCAGAAACTGAAATCACAAACCAAAGCCGATGAGGTTCGGCGTCCTGTGATAGATCCGCGGTATGAGGCCTTGCTGCCTTATCTTGATGGTAAAATGCCAGTATTGATAGAGGCCAATTCTAGAGAGGCGATTGCCGGAGCATTACTTTTTGCGGAAGAGCAGAAACTCAAAATTATTATTGCAGGCGGCGCTGATGCCTGGAAACTGACGAAAGAACTTAAAGAGAGAAAAGTCTCAGTCATCGTCGGGCCGGTCATGCATCGTCCTGAGGAAAGCTATGATCCATTCGATGCACCTTACACAAATCCGGCTCACCTCTATGATGCTGGAGTGCCATTCTGCATTCGTTCTAACAGTGCCTGGAACTCGCGGAATACTCCCTTTGAAGCTGCTATGGCGGTTGCTTATGGTCTGCCTGAAGAAGCTGCGATTCGTTCTGTGACACTGTCTGCGGCTGAGATTCTCGGTATCGAAGAACTAGTTGGTTCTCTGACGAAAGGGAAACTGGCCAATCTGATTATCACTGACGGCTCACCTCTACAGCAGACTTCACATATTAAAGCTGTCTGTGTGGCAGGCCAAATCATGCCACCGGAAAGCAAGCAGACCCGGTTGTACAAGCGATATCGTCAACGTCTGCAGGAATTTCAGAAGTCTTCCGGAGACAAAGCGGTTCCCCTGCCCCTCGAAACTCAAAAAACAGATGCCTTGAAAAAGCCTGCTAACACGAATTAA
- a CDS encoding sulfatase family protein, producing the protein MKLKSVSLFILAISLFSNQVQAAEKQQDPKPNILIILCDDLGYGDLECYGHPHIKTPHLNQLASQGMRLTDCYASAPVCSPSRAGLLTGRTPNRLGVYDWIPEGHPMHLKREETTIAQLLQQAGYDTAHVGKWHCNGLFNSSKQPQPGDHGFRHWFSTQNNAIPTHENPVNFVRNGEPVGEIEGFSCQIVADEGIQWLTEKRDKKKPFFLHVCFHEPHERVASPPQLVKQYLNRSIYEDQAQYFANVANMDAAVGRLMKTLDEEQQLAENTFVFFTSDNGPETLNRYGKGSRRSWGSPGVLRGMKLHIYEGGIRVPGILRWPGHITPGQENTTPVCSVDLLPTLCAMAAVPLPAERPLDGANLLPLFSGKPIQRTTPLFWNYYRANSTPRVAMREGDWKVVAHWNGPEGILPLGNNVNSISQQFIKNAKLTKFEIYNLKQDISEQHNLVWQEPDRLKELKQKLVEKYAAVQKEGPVWDTSDYEQEREKRLFPEKTKQ; encoded by the coding sequence ATGAAATTAAAAAGCGTCTCACTATTTATTCTGGCAATCTCCCTTTTCAGTAATCAGGTTCAGGCCGCAGAAAAACAACAGGACCCTAAACCGAATATTCTCATCATTCTCTGCGATGACCTTGGGTATGGTGATTTAGAGTGCTACGGTCACCCACACATCAAAACGCCGCATTTGAACCAGCTGGCATCACAGGGAATGCGACTGACAGACTGCTATGCCAGTGCCCCGGTCTGTTCCCCTTCCCGTGCAGGATTACTGACAGGGCGAACCCCCAATCGACTTGGGGTTTATGACTGGATTCCAGAGGGGCATCCGATGCACCTGAAACGCGAAGAGACCACAATTGCCCAACTGCTCCAGCAGGCGGGGTACGACACGGCACATGTCGGGAAGTGGCACTGTAATGGACTGTTCAATTCCAGCAAACAACCTCAGCCGGGCGATCATGGTTTCAGGCACTGGTTCAGTACCCAGAATAATGCGATACCTACTCACGAAAATCCGGTTAATTTCGTCAGGAATGGGGAGCCTGTCGGAGAAATCGAAGGTTTTTCCTGCCAGATTGTGGCGGACGAGGGAATTCAGTGGTTAACAGAGAAGCGTGACAAAAAGAAACCGTTCTTCCTGCATGTCTGTTTTCATGAGCCACATGAGCGAGTCGCATCTCCTCCCCAGTTGGTTAAACAGTATCTCAATCGAAGCATCTATGAGGATCAGGCTCAGTATTTTGCCAATGTGGCCAATATGGACGCTGCTGTGGGCCGCTTGATGAAAACATTGGACGAAGAACAGCAACTCGCGGAGAACACATTTGTCTTCTTTACGTCTGACAATGGTCCTGAAACATTAAACCGCTACGGCAAAGGATCACGTCGATCCTGGGGATCGCCGGGCGTTCTTCGGGGGATGAAATTGCACATCTATGAGGGGGGAATCCGGGTTCCTGGCATTCTCCGCTGGCCCGGTCATATTACACCTGGGCAGGAGAATACGACTCCCGTCTGCAGCGTGGATTTGCTACCTACCCTGTGCGCAATGGCTGCCGTTCCATTACCCGCCGAACGGCCACTGGATGGAGCGAATCTGCTGCCGCTGTTTTCTGGAAAACCGATTCAACGAACAACGCCTCTTTTCTGGAACTACTATCGTGCGAACAGCACTCCCCGCGTCGCGATGCGTGAAGGAGACTGGAAAGTAGTGGCCCACTGGAATGGACCAGAGGGGATTCTGCCTTTGGGGAACAATGTGAACTCGATTTCACAACAGTTCATCAAAAATGCAAAGCTAACCAAATTCGAGATCTACAATCTGAAGCAGGATATCAGCGAGCAGCATAATCTGGTCTGGCAGGAACCGGATCGCCTGAAGGAACTGAAGCAGAAGCTGGTTGAAAAGTATGCTGCTGTTCAAAAAGAAGGTCCGGTCTGGGATACCTCAGACTATGAGCAAGAGCGGGAAAAACGACTGTTTCCCGAGAAAACGAAGCAGTGA